TCGTGCTCTGATTTTCGTTACGCACTCGTTCTCGCTCGAGAGAGCCAAGAAACCTCAAATAAAAGAGGCAAATTTGGAGCCAGGGGCAAAGATCGACCTTCTGCTATAAGCATGAGAGATGACGGAAGTCCTTAATGCCTGTTTCGTAACGAGCTCCATTCAAAATCGAGCAAATTTCGGAACAAAGGCCAAAGcttcgtgaaaataaaagtaaatataataagaattttgaaaaaaatggcaaaataaaTTCGAAGGATCATCATCGTTAGCTCAAATGCGAGCTCCGCatcgatgacgatgacgacgacgtcgacgacgtcgacttcgtcgtcgtcgtcactCCGGTCGTTCGAGCATCCTCTCCTTCGAGAGCGAGCGACCACTCGACGATCTACCCTACTACCTTACTTCTCGCCCCTTCTCCTTGGAGCTCTCCATCCGCGGCACAATTTTCAGGATCGATGTATCGAGCGCATACTCTCTGTTCTGGCAACTGCTGCATCGTAACGTCAAAGactctttttctcctccttcATTACACACTAATTAAAAgtcctctttttctttattgccCAAACACAAAAGTTGGGATCCAATTTTTCttgcgttttttttatcgatctttttcgataaatcttTTCGCATCAGCTGGATTTCGATTTTCTAGGGTTTCTGGCCAATtcaaaaacgtcaaaaatttgcacaattttttaatacaattgaaaaataaatgattaattTCTCCTCGGTTAAGCTACGCAGACTTCCGAGAAGTCGCgatcaattgaataaaaaataaaaaaatacatggaGAAATTGAACTATTTCAATggtttaaggtagatcatgccggtaggatcgtattttatgggtgtttaaattggctcgatttttactgCCTAATTAAAGATACGATCACTcttcattcaaaattgtaaataaattttttcaacttattttttgacaattgaaatttcaagtcATTATTTAATCGAGGATTCATCACTGACTAAatacccgaaatttcattcgtccttgatgaaaatactattgtttttttatgtaaaaaaccGCTTTAGAGAGcacgaaataagcaaatgtgttcattatcaatttcgttcaatctttaagataatatatctttattactaataagacaatcgtctcgaatgtttTCCCAGACTTTCGTTATATATCCATTGTAGCTCTGAGttaatttcaagactttcttaagaaaatcgttccgtgcatgaactaccttaaagagagaaattttgaaagttttcgaaagCTTGGAAACGCGATGGCTCCTGTAGAGTCTCCGGGAGCGAACAGACTTTTTGATTGTACTCGTCTGTGAGTGGCTGCAGTGACTTTAGATCGTTTCACCTTTATTAAGTTGGTTCTGTCTCGTTTATTCGCAATGAGATTCAAATTTTGGGGTACAAACTCTTGGGGCTGTTGAGTCGAGAGCCTCGCCGAAGTTTTGCGTCTATTTTTCCTGCATTTTCTGATTCGGAATCAGAAAGTTTATTGTCTTCGATTGCTGCTCGAGGAACCACCGAAAAATCTTCGCAGGACGACTCAACGTGGAGAGAAAAACGGAAGCTGCGAAAACCTGCTAACGAAAACGTTCAGTGACGATATCAAGCTCTCGTACctgtgaaaaaatcgttgcgaATCGTTGTATATGCACGATATACTCTCGAGTAGCGACGGTGTACCCAAGTCGAGCATTGAGATTACCGGAGCGGCCAGAGAGAGGTCTCCGGTGCTGGCGCATATTGTGTttgcttttcctctctctttcgacTTTCCTCCCAGCACATCCGGCAGGCATTTTTTCCGACGGAAATTTTGTCACCGTTGGatttttcctcgattcgaaatttcggAATTGCTTGTTTTGCTGGGAACTCGAAAAAATGCGGATGTAGAAAGTTACAAGTATCGGAAACGACGCAGAGATTGCCGCATTGAGATATGAATTGGGAATAAGAGGGGAGACGAGTGGAGCCGCGAGGGTTTATTATCTCTTCGCTTTTCCtatcgcttttttttcattttctttcaaatttccGTTTATATTAtccacaaaaatgaaaaatattttttatttagttcCGGCTTAACAATACGAATTAAAAGAGTAGAATTggggaaaaaactttttttttaagatttttatccGCCTGAAATCGCTCAGGAGATCGATGAAACTGCCAAATTGCCGACTCTCATTCGATTCATCATTCCAATTTCTTCGTCAAACTCAAATAGATTAATTTCATGTTCTTCTATGGTCAATGTAAGTGGAAAGGACAACGAATCGTGCACTTTTTCTCATCCTCATTCCCGACtgtaaataaaatagaatttgaataaaaaattaaatatttttcaaaacaaagaattttttaacacaaAATGTTTCTCTTACCCTAAACTGAGATTCAATccccttcattttttcacgctttttgtaagtattgaataaaaaaccgaatgaaacgaacgaaattgttaaaaaaatggttCAACGAAGAAATTCAATCGTTCGTTCTTTCCCTCGAATCGTCCGACgcaaggatgaaaaaaaaatgcaacttCAGGAGCGTTCCAATGCCGGGGATTTTCCCTAATTAAGGATAAGAAGCagtgaaaaaagtgtgaaCGCGGTAAAGCAAACAAGGAGATTAAAAATAGGCGTGGAAATGCACTGGATCGTATTTACGTCAGAGAGACGAAGTTAACTATTATTCGATAGCGAACGAGAGTGCGCTACCAGAGGGGGTAAACGTACAGGGAAGAGGAAAGTGGAGGCGGTGGTGGTAGAAATGGTAGCGGAGGCTGCAACCCCCAGATTTGCAGCGATGTTACCGCCAGCACTTTCTCGGCCTCTCTTCCCTCTCCGCCGTTCGCACCCTTTCTATTTCTCAGTTTCTCACTTTGTCAGCTTTGCTGTACCGAGCCCCTCGAAGCCACcacctttttttctcatccacCTCTTCCTCCTGCGTTGTCCTCCTCTTTAAAGCTTCCCCTTCGACCTCACCTCCGCGCCCCTCCTCTTGCATGGCTGCCACTCGGAGACTTTGAGTTTCTGCAACTTTGGCAAAATCACTGGGACGAGAAGATCAGTCGTTCGGTACACGTCGCGCTCTCGTCTTCGTTCCCCTTGGAGCGTGCCCGAGGAGCAATTagacacttttttttcgtggcacattcgaaggaaaaatcgagagggaaggcaacgtttttttgcttttcattTCGTCAGGATGAACCTCTGATTTTTGAGCTTCCGAGTGCATTTTATTCGACCTCCCCGCCCCGCTAGTTTGTGCTCGAAAAATCAAACCAAAAATTACAGACTTCCGCGGATAAACAAACGCGATATTCCCTCGAGCATTTTGAGCTCGCCGGCTCGAGCTTCAGCGAGGAAAGAAATGCTGTAAAACAGGGACGAGGAAAGAAATCGTGTGCCGTCACGATGCTCGGGTCACGAGAATATCGTGGCGATCGTTTCGACTCGTCCACCGAGCGCGTAACCGCACCGCCCTGCGCCCGATCGCCCTTCCACcaacttcttcttctcctgctttttcttcatctcgtcAACGACGCGTACGCCCAGTAAGCTTATCGTTGTAGATTTCTCCACCGACTAGTGGAATTGGACTTGTCGAGAGCGCACTCGAATACAAACCTCCACCAAAAAGAAGTTTGTTGTTTAAACAAGGAAAATCTGAAGGaatgagaacgagagaaagtCCGCTCGAACGATGTTCTCGGCAtcgaattcattatttttttattattcagtcTTAATAGGCTTCTAATAAATGGTCTTGAAAAAAGAGCTTGAATGCTTCCAAAGCTGTGCACCCCGCTACAAGCATTTTTAGTACACACAGACTTTCCGCTTCATCAGGCCACGTTAGTCTTAATAGTTTTAGAATTTTTAGTCGCTATATGAAAAATAACTCAATTCTGTCAAACTTTTGCTAAGATTTTCGAGGTAAAAATCCaaatttgaataaactttcgtcatcAGTCGGGGAGATTAGTTTTTACTATAAACGTATTCTCCTAGAGGATCCATTAGGGTTGTATCGAGAAGTGCACTAAATATTTCTCAGGATTCGACGAACATTGCAGGCGAAGTTTGGAATTTTACGATCTGCTGCCCGAAGATCCAAAGCTCTACGACAAAATGAGACCGCCCAAGAAAGACGGGCAAGCGACGGTCGTATATTTTCACGTCACGGTCATGGGTCTCGATTCCATCGACGAGACATCGATGGTAAATTCATTTTCACAGTCATCCGAATCGATAACGAATTACGAATTATAGGAAATacgaaacgatcgattttttcgtcgcCCTCTAGACTTACGCCGCTGACATATTTTTTGCGCAAACGTGGAAGGACAATAGGCTGAGACTTCCGGAAAATATGACCTCCGAGTACAGGTACGAATTGGAGAATCTTACTTTTATCGATCGACGAAAAATCGTCTCGCGGTGCTCAATTTTACGCACTTTTGAAGATTGCTGGAAGTCGATTGGTTGAAACAAATGTGGAGACCGGATTCTTTCTTCAAGAATGCCAAATCCGTTACTTTCCAAACTATGACGATACCGAATCACTATTTGTGGCtttacaaagacaaaacaatACTGTACATGGTCAAGTACGTAATTCCCTCATAACCAAGTGTAATTTTCCTCTACAAATTcaagaattttccaattcattttaaactgattgaacgaaaaaatccgATAAATTCTGTGTCTAATTCTACTCCGTTTCAGACTCACTCTCAAGCTCTCTTGTGCCatgaattttctcatttatccTCACGACACGCAGGAATGCAAGTTGCAAATGGAGAGTCGTgagtaaatccaaattttccttTCTCATTCACCTTAACACCATTCAAATCCGACAGGATTTGATTCCTAAAAATCGATTGACCGTTATCGTTGAGCTAAATCCATTGTGGCAAACGTCAGACAAAAAAAGCTTTGAatcaaaaaatacttttcggCTATTTGAGCGAACGAAGAatttccaactgtcaaattttccatttcgatTTCATTTCGATCTCAATTAAGTGTCCTTAATTCCACTGTCGACTCGTTTCAACTGTAATTAAATCACAGTACATTTGAGAAatccttgattgaaaaatgcacgaagaaaacgaggccgaaaattctagagaaaAGTACAAGAAATTTAttatctcggggacagtatatATACGGACTGGATTGCAACATTAATTCGAAGAacagtaataagaattgttctagCCACCACAATAAAAAGACCAACacccataccttttattcaaaagactcaagagtctttttctctgtaatcatagtaaaaaatctttttggtCGCACTTCGAATCTTTATATTGCAAAGTATGCTCGAGCAACTCTGAAAAAACTCTatttatggtaaaatgtcacacgtcttcggggtgtatattcgtgtatttatcatagaatttactatgctgaaattcgaaatttgtgatttacaataaatgTCCACTTATCCGTAAGTGCTACTCTGACATgacgaataacactcgaaaaaaaagcgaaatatagttctcacgtccatcactttttgctatcgacataaagctgtttataattcaagggatgaaaaataggaaaattcaaaaactatcatgctgtttgtaatcgatgtctaaaaatacttgaaaaattcttgaaaaataataagattTTTTACAACACGGAGCGAATCCGTGTTCCCCGTGTGCGGTGCATTATAGAAGGTGTTTTGGTCCATTCGATGTTAAATATTTGATAATCGAATGGACTACGCTGGGGAATTCGAGAGGCTGATAACGCGAGGTGGAAAGCAGTAAAGAAAGTAAGAAATGGGGGGTTGGGGGGAGGGATAGAGAGAAAGTTCACGTAGGCGCGAGATCGGGGGTGGTTTTCGACTCAAGTGAAAGTCGATAAGCCTCGAATGAGAAAGATGAAGCTCTTGTGAGGGTGCATCATCATCTCGTGCGCGCCAGCGCGCCTCGTTCGTTCCTTTTATTATGGACGAAAACGACGTCGACGACGTCAACctcgaaaacgagaaaaatgatgGGAGGCAGAGAGAAAAACGGCAATCCATAATCCAAGGGCTAAATATACGAAGCGCTCGTGTAATACGAGCGTCCCCGCCTATTTATCGTCGGTTTACAGAACCACAACAGCTCTTCGAAATCTTTACAATTTCAATTCTAAATATGTGGATAAAAGGACTTTATTGAGCAAACAAAACTCGGTCAACAGTGTCCCACACGACCGATGAAATGATCTTCCAGTGGGATCCTGACGTGCCACTCGTCGTTGACGAGAACATCGAGTTGCCCCAGTTGCAGCTCATCAAAAATTACACGGCTGACTGCACCCAGGTTTATTCCACAGGTAACCACTCTCGACGGATTTTTATCTTTGcgatttcattcgtttttcgaGCTCCTTCGTCATCACTGCGTTGTTGACGAACAAAGATTCACGCTCTGCTGATCACATTGTGAGTTCCCACGTATCATTTCTCCATTTTAAACGCTCCTTGCGTCATCAATTTTTGGGTTATTCCATTGAATACTTTTGGAAACTGAAACTATCTTCTCTTTGTAAAATATCATTGCAATCATCTCTTCAATTTTCTTACGAACTTTATTAAAATTGAGCATTTTCTGTCTCCAGGTAACTTCACTTGTCTCGAAGTGATATTCATCCTGAAGCGACGTCTCGGTTACTATCTTTTCCACACATACGTGCCGACTTGTCTGATCGTCATTATGTCCGTGGGTACCTCAATCATGGAATATTTAATTGGCTGAATCACGATTTCCGAAGTTTTTGAAACTAGAACTTTTGGCGTTTTCATCTGAACTCAAATTTTCCGGGAGCTTTTATAATCCGTCGAAATACCTGAAAAGTAAACGGGACAGCCCTCCCACTCGCGGGTTCGCTACCTCAAAAGTACATTCCAatcgaaaaacatcgaaatttgtggaaaaaattgtgattccttgatttttatcatttgaatTTCCAACAGTTCACTAAAAAACACTTTTCCAGTGGGTGTCATTTTGGATAAAACCGGAAGCCGCCCCAGCTCGTGTGACTTTGGGAGTAACCTCGTTGCTGACACTTTCGACTCAGCACGCGAAAAGCCAAGCATCTTTGCCGCCCGTTTCGTACCTCAAAGCCGTCGACGCTTTCATGTCCATATGTACGATTTTCGTGTTCATGGCGTTAATGGAATATTGTCTGGTTAATATCGTCCTCGGTGATTCCGATGCGCCGCCGGCGAAACCGCCTCCTCCGCCGGCACCCGCAGCCTCCGCGGGGGGTCCAAACGACTCGAGCAAACTCGACAAGATCTTCGACATAGCGACAAAGGTAACGCCTGGACTGAAGATATTAACGTTGGCAATTCGTACTTCTGTGCCTCCGCGGGTCGTGGAGCTTTTTACACATTTTTGTTCACACCGGAGCGATGCGGAGGACTCAATCAATGAATAATGATTTCAGTCACAAATATCGCGTTTTCGAACGTCACGTTTCTCGAGAAGCTTCTCGTATTTCCTCAACGAAATTCCAATCCTCGAGTCCATTgctattttcatttgaatcgaTCGCTCctcatcgttttttctcctctcaaTAACGATATTTAGAGACTCAAAATCACTTAATCGCGGAAATCGAATTGTCAAATCCTCTCGCATCGTCTCTAAAATTGACGTTCCACGTATACACTAGCTTTGGGAAGTTGGAAGTTCTGATTTGCGTTCGGATTAGCACTGCAGGAAACGAGGAATGCTCCGAACGAAAGAgctgaaaatgtttttaacaGATTTTAGAATCCAAATCTCGCGTTTGAGAGTACGCATCAGTCGACTTAGCTcagtagaaattttcgaaatcgaaattctttgacacagtttgaccctTTAGAAAAAGCTCTGTCAGTCTGCGCAGGACGATGGCTAAAGTCGGCTGACGGAGCCTTTTTTGATCGGTGTAACTGTGTCAAGGAacttcgatttcgaaatttgcagctgtCTCTCCTCgtactcacggttgcgatataccgactgatccgtCCTcttaagcttttttttttacaaataataatgatgttGACACTCGTCGATCTTCGGAGGAATAATTTTGTGGGGTTTGAAAGAAACGTGTTAACTTGactaaatttatttcgtttactcgatgaattttcatattttttttttaaattcgatcAGTCAATGACAGTTTTATTCTTACGATGGAGAAACTTCAATTTTGCACGAATTCGTCATGAATTTTGTACGACGCTTTCAAGTCGGAGGTCAAGTTTTtgacgagaatttttttatcagtttttTCACTCGACCGCTCCGTCCACGAACGcatttgtcgagaaaacacTGAGATTACGTGGtcttttttaatgaaactatgaaaaatttgaatcaacGAAACGTCACATTGGTCacggttttaaaaaattagagCAACGTATAGAAAATGAGATTTCCAAATAGCCTGACGCTCGTGTATATGCAAGTACTGCCGATTGATTCATTTAGTTTTTGATGCCCGATGATTTTGGGAGGCTGACGATGCTGACTCCGAGAGCGAGGTGTCTCACGCATCGACGATGAGCGAGGATAACGATACTTCGATTCCGGGTTTTCCCGGAGGCACAGAAGTCCCGATTCGCGAGGGCGTTCAAGTTGTGATTGTTTTCACGCAGGAGAACGCAATGCTGTTGTCCGGGCGATCGCAGAAATCGACGACTGGACCACCGCCGGGGCCGACGCTTGCTCAACGTCGGAGAATGCGAGCACTCAACATCGACCGTTTCTCCCGGgttttctttccctttctcttcGCCGTACTCAACATCACTTATTGGTGCATGTTCGCTAAATACATTTAGACTTGTGCCGATCGAGTGTTTCGTTCAAATTTGGCAAATCGAGTGAAGCAAAAACGCGACATTGAGGCGATGtcgaattcattattttttcgagcCTCATTATTACCTTTTTCGCAGTCCTCCCCCcgtttatttcatttccaaATGCCCCGAAATGTTAATTCCCTTTACTCGTAGTTTCACCATTTCCTCGAGCAATTTACGAACCCCCCTGCAAtctttaattcaattttcattgcgaGCACGAAAACTTGAAGCAGATTTTATCGGAAAACATGCTCTCCGAAAGCGATCGACGATCGATTATTTCGCTTCGTCTCACTCCAGTGAAACCTCATACGAAAGATCTCTCGATAGTGCATGCGGTCGATAAGgataatatcgaaaaaatattctggcCACTGTACAGATAACTAAAATTCTTAGATCGTAATTTCATTAGAATATATATCGCTGTCTCGTTCAACGAGAGCGATTAACGCTTtgggatgaagaaaaatcagATCGAGTCCACAGAGATTCAAAGATCGTAATTAACGTCAAATTAATTGTGTTCTTTGCGAGAGAGAGCTCCCGATGCGTGCATGTTTTCGTGTGTTCTAAATGACGCGATGGAGTACATCAACACATGCATACATCGAGCGACCACTTTTTATTCACATATTCTTGTAAAATACGACAAAAAATCGAGTACGAAGAATACCAATGATCGCTTGgtcgagaaaaaacgaatgatcGAGAGATCCGAGGCGAtgagaaaatggaaattctaattaaaaattcttctctcttACTCTGTCGTGATTAAAAATAGTCGAGGGTCGAAGCGATGTTAGAACGAGTGAAATTTTTGCAGACGCGGATACACACGCGCCGTTGTCCATATCAGGCTTGTCTTGTATCGTGGTTTTTCAAATGACGAATAACGAATCGAACTTTCGCTCGCCAATATTGCTTGGGCAGTCCTATCGAATAATATTGTTATAATACTATGATGAGCGTTATTAAAAGAGCCTCTGAATAGCGGTGAATTGTGCGTACAAGCGAAGCGAATCATTGGAAAGGGAGAAATGGATTGAGAATCGATCGTTCCCTCTGTCAACTTCATCGcgcttcaatatatatatacgcacgCGTATACattcgaaatatcgatgctcgCGCGATCATTACTCTCGACTCGAAACACACTTTGTATactaaaataatgaataattgtAACGTTATTATGAAACAATAAGAATTAATCTAAGTATAAAATGGGTCATGAAATACGAGGTAGAAATCTCACGAACAATGCTTCGCCGTGCGGGCTGCCATTGACCAGTGGGATCGTTAATTATATATCGGGTAATTATCAAATTAACAATAAATACGTCAACGACTAATGATTTTTGTTCTCgtccacatttttttgaggttCACTCCCCCTTTTTGTCCTTCCATTctgcacggagagacttttatacgaatatttcggatgaattcgctagaaaaatttgctacgTTTTATAGCAGTGCTGTTCTATTACGTTTCACCAAAAAGTgcataataattaataataaataacatACAGGCAAAATATAGGTCTGCGACgctcttacatcgaacgatgtatcgatatctGAATGTCACTCGTCTCTTTCGCgaattgttaaaaattggtgaatcggactggacaaattgcttgaaattttactatgtgccactggttaattttcatatttatactcgcaacgccgCATATAGAATTGGtaggcgcatgaattttgctacgttattgaacaaaattcagtgcggtaaaagggaaaatatgaaagtatGCAATTTTTggtatagcacagagaaacgattgctatcttatctcctaaattttcatcaaatcatttcattatatttactacgtttttaataaaaattcgctcgctgttcattttttatatagtacagcgcgttatttactgtGAACTGaggtaatggttccccaatCTTTTGCATAATTTGgcacactctgtagcgattattattataataccgatgtggtccgacgttactataaaaacatagtaattgtTGCTACAAAAGTTTCTCCGTGTGTTACGAGTTTCTTCGTTCGTAttgtttttgtgtttttttttctttaagggCTCTAGCCTAAtgagaattttcaataaatcgatttcttttattgcatttttcaaaaatatacatatttaaaagttAAGTACGCGGTACCGTACTGGACGGTGCGTATCAGCGCGCTCAGACAGCCAAGCTAACGTCGCTCAAAGGTACACTTGGACTGCTCGGATCTTTATAAAACTTTAATACGACATTTGCCTTTGTTTGAACGCCTTTCCCTcgaaattacgtttttcgatGGCTCGTTGACAAAATCTTCGAAACTAAATAGTTTCCGtaccaaaatttctttttttttttttaaaaaaaaaaacgatgaaaaaacgtgcttttttcgtagtttttggaaaaatgaccGTCATTTtgtgatatttgaaaaaatcgtgtgATATGCGCTGTAGCCATTTACCTGCTGAATCTAAAagcatttttactttttttcttcgatcatttttttggatctgtcttctcctccatttttctgtacgaaaacttgctaaaataaatataaaaaaatttttttgtgtattttaagagtgtatcTTTTAGGCCCGACACTCTTTATATTcacatttataatttataccggtcaaaaaaattcgtgaaaataatcttttttttgcccgtctaattggggtagaccccttaatttCCCGTTTTTAGGccacaattttttcctcccgaACTTGTTCGCATCGGTCGCACTATCGAATAAAATGGAGTCTTCGATGAGCCCTGCTCGAACATGCGCAATTCGGCCTTCCGTTTCCTGCTCTCGTTAACTTCGTATGTGTCTATCTTTATCGTTCCTCGTGgaatttc
This sequence is a window from Venturia canescens isolate UGA chromosome 8, ASM1945775v1, whole genome shotgun sequence. Protein-coding genes within it:
- the ort gene encoding glycine receptor subunit alpha-2 isoform X3; translated protein: MLGSREYRGDRFDSSTERVTAPPCARSPFHQLLLLLLFLHLVNDAYAQRSLEFYDLLPEDPKLYDKMRPPKKDGQATVVYFHVTVMGLDSIDETSMTYAADIFFAQTWKDNRLRLPENMTSEYRLLEVDWLKQMWRPDSFFKNAKSVTFQTMTIPNHYLWLYKDKTILYMVKLTLKLSCAMNFLIYPHDTQECKLQMESLSHTTDEMIFQWDPDVPLVVDENIELPQLQLIKNYTADCTQVYSTGNFTCLEVIFILKRRLGYYLFHTYVPTCLIVIMSWVSFWIKPEAAPARVTLGVTSLLTLSTQHAKSQASLPPVSYLKAVDAFMSICTIFVFMALMEYCLVNIVLGDSDAPPAKPPPPPAPAASAGGPNDSSKLDKIFDIATKKSTTGPPPGPTLAQRRRMRALNIDRFSRVFFPFLFAVLNITYWCMFAKYI
- the ort gene encoding glycine receptor subunit alphaZ1 isoform X2 codes for the protein MLGSREYRGDRFDSSTERVTAPPCARSPFHQLLLLLLFLHLVNDARSLEFYDLLPEDPKLYDKMRPPKKDGQATVVYFHVTVMGLDSIDETSMTYAADIFFAQTWKDNRLRLPENMTSEYRLLEVDWLKQMWRPDSFFKNAKSVTFQTMTIPNHYLWLYKDKTILYMVKLTLKLSCAMNFLIYPHDTQECKLQMESLSHTTDEMIFQWDPDVPLVVDENIELPQLQLIKNYTADCTQVYSTGNFTCLEVIFILKRRLGYYLFHTYVPTCLIVIMSWVSFWIKPEAAPARVTLGVTSLLTLSTQHAKSQASLPPVSYLKAVDAFMSICTIFVFMALMEYCLVNIVLGDSDAPPAKPPPPPAPAASAGGPNDSSKLDKIFDIATKENAMLLSGRSQKSTTGPPPGPTLAQRRRMRALNIDRFSRVFFPFLFAVLNITYWCMFAKYI
- the ort gene encoding glycine receptor subunit alphaZ1 isoform X1, whose protein sequence is MLGSREYRGDRFDSSTERVTAPPCARSPFHQLLLLLLFLHLVNDAYAQRSLEFYDLLPEDPKLYDKMRPPKKDGQATVVYFHVTVMGLDSIDETSMTYAADIFFAQTWKDNRLRLPENMTSEYRLLEVDWLKQMWRPDSFFKNAKSVTFQTMTIPNHYLWLYKDKTILYMVKLTLKLSCAMNFLIYPHDTQECKLQMESLSHTTDEMIFQWDPDVPLVVDENIELPQLQLIKNYTADCTQVYSTGNFTCLEVIFILKRRLGYYLFHTYVPTCLIVIMSWVSFWIKPEAAPARVTLGVTSLLTLSTQHAKSQASLPPVSYLKAVDAFMSICTIFVFMALMEYCLVNIVLGDSDAPPAKPPPPPAPAASAGGPNDSSKLDKIFDIATKENAMLLSGRSQKSTTGPPPGPTLAQRRRMRALNIDRFSRVFFPFLFAVLNITYWCMFAKYI
- the ort gene encoding glycine receptor subunit alpha-3 isoform X5, which produces MLGSREYRGDRFDSSTERVTAPPCARSPFHQLLLLLLFLHLVNDAYAQRSLEFYDLLPEDPKLYDKMRPPKKDGQATVVYFHVTVMGLDSIDETSMTYAADIFFAQTWKDNRLRLPENMTSEYRLLEVDWLKQMWRPDSFFKNAKSVTFQTMTIPNHYLWLYKDKTILYMVKLTLKLSCAMNFLIYPHDTQECKLQMESLSHTTDEMIFQWDPDVPLVVDENIELPQLQLIKNYTADCTQVYSTGNFTCLEVIFILKRRLGYYLFHTYVPTCLIVIMSWVSFWIKPEAAPARVTLGVTSLLTLSTQHAKSQASLPPVSYLKAVDAFMSICTIFVFMALMEYCLVNIVLGDSDAPPAKPPPPPAPAASAGGPNDSSKLDKIFDIATKFLMPDDFGRLTMLTPRARCLTHRR
- the ort gene encoding glycine receptor subunit alphaZ1 isoform X4, whose protein sequence is MLPKLCTPLQAFLVHTDFPLHQATRSLEFYDLLPEDPKLYDKMRPPKKDGQATVVYFHVTVMGLDSIDETSMTYAADIFFAQTWKDNRLRLPENMTSEYRLLEVDWLKQMWRPDSFFKNAKSVTFQTMTIPNHYLWLYKDKTILYMVKLTLKLSCAMNFLIYPHDTQECKLQMESLSHTTDEMIFQWDPDVPLVVDENIELPQLQLIKNYTADCTQVYSTGNFTCLEVIFILKRRLGYYLFHTYVPTCLIVIMSWVSFWIKPEAAPARVTLGVTSLLTLSTQHAKSQASLPPVSYLKAVDAFMSICTIFVFMALMEYCLVNIVLGDSDAPPAKPPPPPAPAASAGGPNDSSKLDKIFDIATKENAMLLSGRSQKSTTGPPPGPTLAQRRRMRALNIDRFSRVFFPFLFAVLNITYWCMFAKYI